Proteins encoded within one genomic window of Mya arenaria isolate MELC-2E11 chromosome 13, ASM2691426v1:
- the LOC128214960 gene encoding histidine N-alpha-methyltransferase-like has translation MDVKAALVSGLTSDPRRLPVWFRYDKQGSIYNDRFLTDNTHYYFYRSEVEVLTANVQAIVSEVAPPCVLVEMGSGNSEKSRMIIDVILRQQTTLNYIPVDISAEFLKETADSLSHDYGEKLRVTPVPGDYTVGIEHFRKVEGRKLIVWLGGGFQNQPYTVQVARLHNMAQSMTGADRLLVALDVTQEAEAVEKAYLDPAGVGENLYLNALWRLNREYGSDIITDNFRLEANFDHSTEDDTLSGVKLRAVSCNDQEIHIPDLNLTFDLPEGECIYLHEGEYLSCKYTDAQVGSLAEKAGLTLNRIWTDPGLHVGLFCFAKDV, from the exons ATGGACGTTAAAGCGGCACTGGTTTCCGGCTTGACCTCTGACCCTCGACGACTTCCAGTCTGGTTCCGCTACGACAAACAGGGGTCAATCTACAATGATCGCTTCTTGACGGATAATACACACTATTATTTCTACAGATCGGAAGTTGAAGTTTTAACAGCAAATGTTCAG GCGATTGTCAGCGAGGTGGCGCCGCCTTGCGTTCTCGTGGAGATGGGGAGCGGAAATTCCGAGAAGTCCCGAATGATCATTGACGTCATACTCCGACAGCAGACGACGCTTAACTATATCCCGGTGGACATTTCCgcag AGTTTCTCAAGGAGACGGCGGATTCTCTGTCACATGACTACGGAGAGAAGCTGCGCGTGACGCCCGTGCCTGGGGACTATACTGTCGGCATTGAACACTTTCG GAAAGTAGAGGGGAGAAAGCTGATCGTGTGGTTGGGAGGCGGGTTCCAGAACCAACCGTACACTGTGCAGGTGGCCAGACTACATAACATGGCGCAATCCATGACTG GGGCGGACCGACTTTTGGTGGCGCTAGACGTTACACAGGAAGCAGAAGCCGTGGAAAAGGCGTACCTTGACCCCGCAG GAGTTGGAGAAAACCTGTACCTGAATGCGTTGTGGCGATTAAATCGGGAATACGGAAGTGACATCATAACAGACAACTTCCGGTTAGAGGCCAATTTTGATCATTCAACCGAAGACGACACGTTAAGCGGCGTGAAACTCAGAGCTGTGTCATGTAACGATCAGGAGATTCATATAC CGGACCttaacctgacctttgacctaccGGAAGGGGAGTGTATCTATCTCCACGAGGGAGAGTACCTATCGTGCAAGTATACGGATGCCCAGGTCGGCTCCCTCGCCGAAAAGGCTGGCTTGACGCTCAACCGGATATGGACGGACCCTGGCCTCCATGTtggcttgttttgttttgccaaAGATGTGTAG
- the LOC128214755 gene encoding dynein light chain Tctex-type 5-like produces MSMNRKQSMVSSRKGSVDKSVVDMRRKSIIDRKSSKDGPGLMIPVGMDRRGSIAGRRYSISDRKFSMADSLAGRSGPLSAGKDGRLNIKYENTYKVEPDKNFPIYEAKKIAMEILTRELDGREYDKDDCSRLSRLISDRIKQQCKALGYPRYKIVAIVAIGQSQESHPSLSFTSRFIWNEKYDNFAEASFKSKHLFGVALVYAVYVD; encoded by the coding sequence ATGTCGATGAACCGGAAGCAGTCAATGGTCTCCAGTCGGAAGGGGTCCGTGGATAAATCGGTTGTGGACATGCGCCGAAAGTCCATCATTGACCGGAAATCGTCTAAAGACGGCCCGGGCCTCATGATTCCCGTCGGCATGGACCGTCGGGGATCTATCGCTGGCCGTCGGTACTCCATATCAGATCGGAAGTTCTCCATGGCGGACTCTCTTGCGGGCCGCTCGGGGCCGTTGTCGGCTGGGAAAGATGGACGCTTGAATATAAAGTACGAAAACACATACAAAGTCGAGCCTGATAAGAACTTTCCAATATATGAGGCCAAGAAAATCGCAATGGAGATTTTGACTAGGGAGCTGGACGGACGGGAATATGATAAAGACGATTGCTCGCGACTAAGCCGCCTCATCTCGGACCGGATAAAACAACAATGCAAGGCGCTTGGCTATCCCCGCTACAAGATAGTGGCCATAGTCGCCATAGGGCAGAGCCAAGAATCACACCCCTCTTTGTCCTTCACCAGCCGGTTTATATGGAACGAAAAATATGACAATTTCGCCGAAGCCTCATTCAAGAGTAAACACTTGTTTGGAGTTGCCTTGGTTTATGCAGTGTACGTGGACTAG